A genomic segment from Verrucomicrobiia bacterium encodes:
- a CDS encoding aconitase family protein yields MTLTEKILARAAGKARVEAGDNIWVKADVLMTHDVCGPGTIGVFKREFGPKATVWDRNKVVIIPDHYIFTSDSKSNRNVDILRDFVKEQRITYFYDVIDDPTGHWVFDSSKGPLQRQFGSRYAGVCHTALPEKGHTRPGEILFGTDSHTCMAGAFNEFATGIGNTDAGFVMGTGKLLLKVPETMHFRLEGQLQPGVMAKDLILHCIGAIGFDGATYRAMQFDGPGTTSLSIDDRMTIANMAIEAGGKNGIFEFDSQTRAFVDYRNKLNGTKTSYEPVERDPDERFVYELIVDLSKLEPTVACHPDPGQRKLAKELGHIKLDRAYIGSCTGGKTSDFLEFARVLRGKRVAIDTFGVPATPEIVHQLQTARWGEKTIWEILVAAGVQMTENAGCAACLGGPVDTFGRMNSPMKCISATNRNFPGRMGHKESQVFLASPATVAASALTGRITDPREYLS; encoded by the coding sequence ATGACGCTCACGGAAAAAATCCTTGCCCGTGCGGCTGGCAAAGCCCGCGTTGAGGCGGGAGACAATATTTGGGTAAAGGCCGACGTGCTCATGACGCATGACGTGTGCGGTCCTGGCACGATTGGCGTGTTCAAACGCGAATTCGGCCCCAAAGCCACGGTTTGGGACCGCAACAAGGTGGTGATTATCCCTGACCACTACATTTTCACGTCGGATTCGAAATCGAATCGCAACGTGGACATCCTGCGCGATTTCGTAAAGGAACAGCGGATCACTTATTTCTACGATGTGATCGATGACCCCACCGGGCATTGGGTGTTCGATTCGTCTAAGGGGCCTCTCCAGCGCCAGTTTGGGTCGCGCTATGCCGGCGTTTGCCATACGGCTTTACCGGAGAAAGGCCATACCCGGCCCGGAGAAATTCTTTTTGGGACGGATTCCCATACCTGCATGGCTGGGGCCTTCAACGAGTTTGCCACGGGCATTGGCAACACGGACGCCGGGTTCGTTATGGGCACCGGCAAGCTGTTGCTCAAGGTTCCTGAAACGATGCACTTCCGGCTCGAAGGCCAATTGCAACCGGGGGTGATGGCCAAGGATCTCATCCTGCATTGCATCGGGGCCATTGGCTTCGATGGGGCCACTTATCGCGCGATGCAGTTCGATGGACCCGGCACCACCTCGTTGAGCATCGACGACCGCATGACCATCGCCAATATGGCCATCGAGGCGGGCGGCAAAAACGGGATTTTCGAGTTCGATTCCCAGACCAGAGCCTTTGTGGATTATCGCAACAAGCTCAACGGAACCAAAACCAGTTACGAACCGGTTGAACGCGATCCGGACGAACGATTTGTTTATGAGTTGATCGTGGACCTTTCCAAGCTCGAACCAACCGTTGCCTGCCACCCCGACCCGGGCCAGCGCAAGCTCGCCAAGGAATTGGGCCATATCAAACTCGACCGCGCCTACATCGGCTCATGCACCGGTGGAAAGACCAGCGATTTCCTCGAATTCGCCCGCGTGCTGCGCGGCAAACGGGTGGCCATTGATACCTTCGGCGTCCCCGCCACACCCGAAATCGTGCATCAGCTCCAGACGGCCCGGTGGGGGGAAAAAACGATCTGGGAAATCCTCGTCGCCGCCGGCGTGCAGATGACCGAGAACGCCGGGTGCGCCGCTTGCCTGGGCGGGCCGGTCGATACCTTTGGCCGCATGAATTCGCCCATGAAATGCATCAGCGCCACCAACCGGAACTTCCCTGGCCGGATGGGCCACAAGGAATCCCAGGTGTTTCTTGCCTCACCGGCCACAGTTGCTGCCAGCGCCCTGACCGGACGCATCACCGACCCGCGCGAATACCTGAGCTGA